A window of Cryptosporangium minutisporangium contains these coding sequences:
- a CDS encoding serine/threonine-protein kinase, producing the protein MASDVLFDRAKIANALPSYELGRQVGSGGFGLVLEGRHRQLGRPVAIKVLSMHDPAAERRFLAEAQVMAAFDHPHVVHVHDYADDEGLCVLVMEHCPGGTLTDRLDAGLRPEEACAIALSVADALHAAHVRGIVHRDVKPDNVLFAADGAAKVTDFGLAKIFEGSMVTSGSLVGTPGYAAPEQILGQQVRPATDVYALAGVTYHMLTGRPPYPVDLPVPEMLHHQIYRGPELPGGMPDRFAAVVGQALRRDPSERPESAKDFGLLLAAAAAAELGPAWLTGAETPLRIEEDLLRAATGTTGGGRRSVSRSLRRSRSTTRDPIAGDDGPARAAADDARVAVDAPRRTPARRKGRHAAPDDEPVPFPSGPVEPLSSEEVRRRIDAWSGEDEGFSRRTWIVLAVAIALLAALSIAVGVVLGQAQRSG; encoded by the coding sequence ATGGCTAGCGACGTGCTGTTCGACCGGGCCAAGATCGCGAATGCGCTGCCCTCCTACGAGCTGGGGCGGCAGGTCGGCAGCGGCGGATTCGGGCTGGTTCTGGAGGGGCGCCACCGCCAGCTCGGACGGCCGGTCGCGATCAAGGTGCTGTCGATGCACGACCCGGCCGCCGAGCGTCGGTTCCTCGCCGAGGCGCAGGTGATGGCGGCGTTCGACCATCCACACGTCGTGCACGTCCACGACTACGCCGACGACGAGGGCCTGTGCGTCCTGGTGATGGAGCACTGCCCGGGCGGAACCCTGACCGACCGGCTCGACGCCGGGCTACGGCCGGAGGAGGCGTGCGCGATCGCGCTGTCGGTCGCCGACGCCCTGCACGCGGCACACGTCCGCGGGATCGTGCACCGGGACGTCAAGCCCGACAACGTGCTGTTCGCCGCCGACGGTGCGGCCAAGGTGACCGACTTCGGCCTGGCCAAGATCTTCGAGGGCAGCATGGTGACCAGCGGTTCGCTGGTCGGAACGCCCGGTTACGCCGCGCCGGAGCAGATCCTCGGGCAGCAGGTTCGCCCGGCCACCGACGTCTACGCGCTGGCCGGCGTGACCTACCACATGCTCACCGGGCGTCCTCCGTACCCGGTGGACCTGCCGGTGCCCGAGATGCTGCACCACCAGATCTACCGCGGCCCCGAGCTGCCGGGCGGGATGCCGGACCGATTCGCGGCGGTCGTCGGGCAGGCGCTGCGCCGGGATCCCTCGGAGCGCCCGGAGTCGGCGAAGGACTTCGGGCTGCTCCTCGCCGCGGCTGCGGCGGCCGAGCTGGGCCCGGCCTGGTTGACCGGCGCGGAGACCCCGCTGCGGATCGAGGAGGACCTGCTGCGGGCGGCGACCGGCACCACCGGCGGAGGCCGCCGGTCGGTGAGCCGGTCGCTGCGGCGATCCAGGTCGACCACCCGGGATCCGATCGCCGGGGACGACGGACCGGCGCGCGCCGCCGCTGACGACGCGCGGGTGGCCGTGGACGCACCCCGGCGCACGCCCGCCCGGCGCAAAGGGCGGCACGCGGCCCCCGACGACGAGCCCGTCCCGTTCCCCTCCGGTCCGGTCGAGCCGCTCTCGTCCGAGGAGGTCCGGCGCCGGATCGACGCCTGGTCAGGCGAGGACGAGGGCTTCAGCCGGCGGACCTGGATCGTCCTGGCCGTGGCGATCGCGCTGCTGGCAGCGCTGAGCATCGCGGTCGGGGTCGTGCTGGGACAGGCCCAACGCTCCGGCTGA
- a CDS encoding VOC family protein: MTTSEEYASVRYVVDDVPAAVDFYTAHLGFTLKDSPAPTAFADVVRGPLRLLLSGPASSGTRATPAEASGPGRNRIHLVVDDLDAEIDRLKGAGVSFRSEPVSGPGGRQILVGDPAGNLIELFQPARR; encoded by the coding sequence ATGACCACATCGGAGGAGTACGCGAGCGTCCGCTACGTCGTCGACGACGTCCCGGCCGCCGTCGACTTCTACACCGCTCACCTCGGCTTCACGCTGAAGGACAGTCCCGCGCCGACCGCGTTCGCCGACGTCGTCCGTGGACCGCTGCGGCTGCTGCTGTCCGGGCCCGCGAGCTCCGGCACCCGGGCCACTCCGGCGGAGGCGTCCGGCCCGGGCCGGAACCGCATTCACCTCGTCGTCGACGACCTGGACGCGGAGATCGACCGGCTGAAGGGCGCGGGCGTGTCGTTCCGCAGCGAGCCGGTGTCCGGCCCCGGCGGTCGGCAGATCCTCGTCGGCGATCCGGCAGGCAACCTGATCGAGCTGTTCCAACCGGCTAGGCGCTAA
- a CDS encoding YybH family protein has product MTAEAEITEDQLAELIRAMDEAAAAYIRGDIHHYLSLFDHPDDYTLMPPYGGETSRGFVYTEEGAAATAEFFASGEAWLDVVESYVSGSLAVLVAVERQHGEVGGYPDQDWSLRVTLVFRRAGERWEIVHRHADPLVRQIPFDQFARLARGET; this is encoded by the coding sequence ATGACCGCGGAGGCGGAGATCACCGAGGATCAGTTGGCCGAGCTGATCAGGGCGATGGACGAGGCGGCGGCCGCGTACATTCGCGGCGACATCCACCACTACCTCTCGCTCTTCGACCACCCGGACGACTACACGCTGATGCCGCCCTACGGCGGGGAGACGTCGCGCGGCTTCGTCTACACCGAAGAGGGCGCGGCCGCGACCGCGGAGTTCTTCGCTTCCGGCGAGGCCTGGCTGGACGTGGTGGAGTCCTATGTCTCCGGGTCGCTGGCCGTCCTGGTGGCGGTGGAGCGACAGCACGGCGAGGTCGGCGGTTACCCCGACCAGGACTGGTCGCTGCGGGTCACGCTGGTGTTCCGCCGGGCCGGCGAGCGGTGGGAGATCGTTCACCGGCACGCCGACCCGCTGGTGCGGCAGATTCCGTTCGACCAGTTCGCGCGCCTGGCCCGCGGCGAGACCTAG
- a CDS encoding acyltransferase produces the protein MTASVGSRLPSARPRELYLDALRTAAIVRVVVYHTFGGAWLSWAFPAMGVMFALAGGLMVKSLDRQPATTVIRNRVRRLLPALWLFGAVMIPVMIWQGGALGTWSDSDTGDPIPLWHLVFWLVPIFDPPGNEWGENATVVLWYLRTYLWLVALSPLLLRAFRKWPVPTLIAPLGIIVAQAFGLIPEADDGLLWALLSDLGIFAPCWILGFAHRTGALNRIPVPALLTFVAVAGGAGIAWALTHPSETDTGFSYDLNAIPIAQALWSMAIIVPLLRFAPEASWIGRTPVLGRFVALVNARAVTIYLWHNILIDMSYLISERMEGIGGIWESGITYHPAWIFGTTWVLILLAVVVFGWVEDLAARRRPRLFPVGPSAAAQRAAHEAAAADPPIADPRSYPPGADWRGDPAHVPAARGSAPPSQAGGYPSAAHPYGPGPVHPEGYSTPEPGYSGRHRGRRRADR, from the coding sequence ATGACCGCGTCCGTCGGCTCCCGCCTGCCCTCCGCACGCCCACGCGAGCTGTATCTGGACGCGTTACGGACGGCCGCGATCGTGCGGGTCGTGGTCTACCACACCTTCGGCGGAGCGTGGCTGAGCTGGGCTTTCCCCGCCATGGGCGTGATGTTCGCGCTGGCCGGCGGGCTGATGGTGAAGTCGTTGGACCGGCAGCCGGCGACCACCGTGATCCGGAACCGCGTGCGCCGGCTGCTTCCGGCGCTGTGGCTGTTCGGCGCGGTCATGATCCCGGTGATGATCTGGCAGGGTGGCGCACTGGGCACCTGGTCCGATTCGGACACCGGCGACCCGATACCGCTCTGGCACCTGGTGTTCTGGCTGGTGCCGATCTTCGATCCGCCCGGCAACGAGTGGGGCGAGAACGCCACGGTCGTGCTCTGGTACCTGCGCACCTACCTGTGGCTGGTCGCGCTCAGCCCGCTGCTGCTCCGGGCATTCCGCAAGTGGCCGGTCCCGACGCTGATCGCTCCGCTGGGCATCATCGTCGCGCAGGCGTTCGGGCTGATTCCCGAGGCGGACGACGGTCTGCTCTGGGCGCTCCTCTCCGACCTCGGCATCTTCGCGCCGTGCTGGATCCTGGGGTTCGCCCACCGCACCGGCGCGCTCAACCGGATTCCGGTCCCCGCGTTGCTGACGTTCGTCGCGGTTGCCGGGGGCGCCGGCATCGCGTGGGCGCTCACCCACCCGTCGGAGACCGACACCGGGTTCTCCTACGACCTCAACGCGATCCCGATCGCGCAGGCGCTCTGGTCGATGGCGATCATCGTCCCCCTGCTGCGGTTCGCTCCGGAGGCGAGCTGGATCGGCCGGACGCCGGTCCTGGGTCGGTTCGTCGCGCTGGTGAACGCGCGAGCCGTGACCATCTATCTGTGGCACAACATCCTGATCGACATGTCGTACCTGATCAGCGAACGGATGGAGGGGATCGGGGGGATCTGGGAGTCCGGCATCACGTACCACCCCGCCTGGATCTTCGGCACGACGTGGGTGCTGATCCTGTTGGCGGTCGTGGTGTTCGGGTGGGTGGAGGATCTGGCCGCCCGGCGACGTCCGCGGCTCTTCCCGGTCGGTCCGTCCGCGGCCGCGCAGCGCGCGGCGCACGAGGCGGCGGCCGCCGATCCACCCATTGCCGATCCACGGAGCTATCCACCGGGCGCCGACTGGCGCGGTGATCCCGCGCACGTACCGGCTGCCCGCGGGTCCGCTCCCCCATCCCAGGCCGGTGGCTACCCGTCGGCCGCGCATCCGTACGGCCCCGGGCCGGTGCACCCGGAGGGCTACTCGACGCCGGAGCCCGGCTACTCCGGCCGACACCGCGGGCGGCGGCGTGCCGACCGTTGA
- a CDS encoding YafY family protein, whose product MLDTSARLLRLLGLLQTHREWTGGHLAEELGVTDRTVRRDVEKLRSLGYPIDAIGGVGGGYRLAAGASLPPLLLDDDEAVAVAVGLRGAASGAAVTGIAESSVRALTKLDPMLPSRLRYQVTTLSAAVVSLPHRGPSVDATTLVTIAAAIRDTTRLRFDYTSAGAETSLRDVEPYRLVSSGRRWYLLSWDVARADWRTFRVDRLRLRTPGGPRFAPRPLPAEDLARYLEVALTRVPYRYEAVLVLHGAPDDVRAEVPEWLGTVEERGPDRCQLRIGSDDLDQLAVWVSTFGFEFEVVEPDELRTHLRTLATRMHRAADALNGHPDR is encoded by the coding sequence GTGCTCGACACGTCCGCGCGGTTACTGCGCCTACTCGGTCTCCTGCAGACCCACCGGGAGTGGACGGGTGGCCATCTGGCCGAGGAGCTCGGCGTCACCGACCGCACCGTGCGCCGTGACGTCGAGAAGCTCCGCTCGCTCGGCTACCCGATCGACGCGATCGGCGGCGTCGGCGGTGGGTACCGGCTGGCCGCCGGTGCGTCGCTGCCGCCGCTGCTGCTCGACGACGACGAGGCCGTCGCGGTCGCGGTCGGGCTCCGCGGCGCCGCGTCCGGAGCGGCGGTCACCGGCATCGCCGAGAGCTCGGTGCGGGCACTGACCAAACTCGACCCGATGCTGCCGTCGAGGCTGCGGTACCAGGTCACGACGCTCAGCGCCGCGGTCGTGAGCCTGCCGCACCGCGGCCCGTCGGTCGACGCGACGACGCTGGTCACGATCGCCGCCGCGATCCGGGACACCACCCGCCTACGGTTCGACTACACCAGCGCCGGCGCCGAGACCTCGCTGCGGGACGTCGAGCCCTACCGCCTGGTGAGCTCCGGGCGCCGGTGGTACCTGCTCAGCTGGGACGTGGCCCGAGCCGACTGGCGCACGTTCCGGGTCGACCGCCTCCGGCTCCGGACGCCCGGCGGCCCGCGCTTCGCGCCGAGGCCGCTCCCCGCCGAGGACCTGGCGCGCTACCTCGAAGTCGCGCTGACCCGCGTGCCGTACCGGTACGAGGCCGTCCTGGTCCTGCACGGTGCGCCGGACGACGTCCGGGCCGAGGTGCCGGAGTGGCTCGGGACCGTGGAGGAGCGCGGGCCGGACCGCTGTCAGCTGCGGATCGGCTCGGACGACCTCGACCAGCTCGCGGTCTGGGTCAGCACGTTCGGGTTCGAGTTCGAGGTCGTCGAACCCGACGAGCTGCGGACGCACCTGCGGACGCTGGCCACCCGCATGCACCGCGCCGCCGACGCACTCAACGGGCACCCAGATAGGTGA
- a CDS encoding glycosyltransferase 87 family protein, which translates to MSVQRLRSIPASEWAVLAALVAIAVAARLVGRDYVTDDMRVFFDWYAHLQEHGWDSPVGNYNAPFLYLLMLAGWLPGELLFNLKAIFVVFDVVLAWFVYRIVALRYRGWRIPTAAALITVLMPTVVLNASMYGQCDSIWASFAVGALYFFLRDRPWLAVSFCALAYAFKPLGVFIFPVLALLLLAGLVRWRTLLIAPVVYVAIDVPIMLIGRDPIEVLTLYIHQLDDPKRLTRGGPTIYQFFDVRVGAVEMAAIGTLLAAAVVLGICWVLTATRTELDRTRIVTAAACFAILVPFLQPRMHERYFYLADVLTLVLAFYVPRRWYLPLIVQAGSFLSYLPFMLRGGPPGTYVDRKVLSALMLVALVIAAYELLRDVRGSRLLEPPPPDPEPAEAEKRDETPDERDEADERTEKDGKTEPGHRGTPSPLLAT; encoded by the coding sequence ATGAGTGTGCAACGCCTGCGATCGATTCCCGCCTCCGAGTGGGCCGTGCTGGCCGCCCTGGTGGCGATCGCCGTGGCTGCCCGGCTCGTCGGGCGGGACTACGTCACCGACGACATGCGGGTCTTCTTCGACTGGTACGCCCACTTACAGGAGCACGGCTGGGACTCTCCGGTCGGCAACTACAACGCGCCGTTCCTGTACCTGCTGATGCTGGCCGGCTGGCTTCCCGGCGAGCTGCTGTTCAACCTCAAGGCGATCTTCGTCGTCTTCGACGTGGTGCTCGCCTGGTTCGTCTACCGCATCGTCGCGCTCCGGTACCGCGGCTGGCGGATCCCGACCGCCGCCGCGCTGATCACGGTCTTGATGCCGACGGTGGTCCTCAACGCGTCGATGTACGGCCAGTGCGACTCGATCTGGGCGTCGTTCGCGGTCGGAGCGCTCTACTTCTTCCTCCGCGACCGGCCGTGGCTTGCGGTCTCGTTCTGCGCGCTCGCCTACGCGTTCAAGCCGCTGGGCGTCTTCATCTTCCCGGTGCTCGCGCTTCTCCTGCTGGCCGGTCTGGTGCGCTGGCGGACGCTGCTCATCGCGCCGGTCGTCTACGTCGCGATCGACGTCCCGATCATGCTGATCGGGAGGGACCCGATCGAGGTCCTGACGCTCTACATTCACCAGCTCGACGACCCGAAGCGGCTGACCCGCGGCGGGCCGACCATCTACCAGTTCTTCGACGTGCGGGTCGGCGCCGTGGAGATGGCCGCGATCGGGACGCTGCTCGCCGCCGCGGTGGTGCTCGGTATCTGCTGGGTACTGACCGCGACCCGCACCGAGCTGGACCGGACGCGGATCGTCACGGCGGCCGCGTGCTTCGCGATTCTGGTGCCGTTCCTCCAGCCCCGGATGCACGAGCGCTACTTCTACCTCGCCGACGTACTGACGCTCGTCCTCGCCTTCTACGTGCCCCGGCGCTGGTATCTCCCGCTGATCGTCCAGGCGGGGTCGTTCCTGTCGTACCTGCCGTTCATGCTGCGGGGCGGGCCCCCGGGGACGTACGTGGACCGCAAGGTCCTGTCCGCGCTGATGCTCGTGGCGCTGGTGATCGCGGCGTACGAGCTGCTGCGGGACGTCCGCGGCAGCCGGCTGCTGGAGCCTCCGCCGCCGGATCCGGAGCCCGCGGAGGCGGAGAAGCGCGACGAGACCCCGGACGAGCGCGACGAAGCGGACGAGCGAACCGAGAAGGACGGGAAGACCGAGCCTGGCCACCGCGGCACCCCGTCTCCGCTCTTGGCCACCTAG
- a CDS encoding YnfA family protein, producing MTIVRSLLLFALAALAEIGGAWLVWQGWREHRGVLWIAGGVLALGAYGFVATFQPDPNFGRILAAYGGIFVAGSLAWGVVVDKFRPDRWDLIGAVICLVGVAVIMYAPRGH from the coding sequence GTGACGATCGTGCGCTCGCTGCTGCTCTTCGCCCTCGCGGCGCTCGCCGAGATCGGCGGTGCCTGGCTGGTCTGGCAGGGCTGGCGGGAGCACCGCGGCGTGCTCTGGATCGCCGGCGGTGTGCTGGCGCTAGGGGCCTACGGGTTCGTCGCCACCTTCCAGCCGGATCCGAACTTCGGGCGGATCCTGGCCGCCTACGGCGGGATCTTCGTCGCCGGTTCGCTGGCCTGGGGCGTCGTCGTGGACAAGTTCCGGCCCGACCGGTGGGACCTGATCGGCGCCGTGATCTGCCTCGTCGGCGTCGCCGTGATCATGTACGCCCCGCGCGGGCACTGA
- a CDS encoding SDR family oxidoreductase: MTVLVTGATGNVGRPLVDQLLAAGHPVRALTRNPATADLPAGAEVVAGNLTSDEDLPRIFDGVTAAHLITFGDDYAPLTNGPEIAAAAAKAGVERLTVLRGDVERSPLEEALDAAGLRCTALSPVEFMSNTLGWAETIVAEGVVREGFATARSALVHDGDIAAVAATALTSESHAGRDYWLTGPEVLTPPDQVRILAEVLDRPIRFVELSRDEVIAQWRAEGYGADDIEFFLTMRTDPPEAGYTVLPTIEEVTGAPARTYAQWVAEHRAAFGG; encoded by the coding sequence ATGACCGTGCTCGTCACCGGCGCCACCGGCAACGTCGGCCGACCGCTCGTCGACCAGCTGCTCGCCGCCGGACACCCGGTGCGGGCGCTGACCCGGAACCCGGCGACCGCCGACCTGCCGGCCGGCGCGGAGGTCGTCGCCGGGAACCTCACCTCCGACGAGGACCTGCCCCGGATCTTCGACGGTGTCACCGCCGCCCACCTGATCACGTTCGGCGACGACTACGCGCCGCTGACCAACGGACCGGAGATCGCCGCGGCCGCCGCCAAGGCCGGCGTCGAGCGCCTGACCGTGCTCCGGGGCGACGTCGAGCGGAGCCCGCTGGAGGAGGCGCTGGACGCCGCCGGGCTGCGGTGCACAGCGCTCTCGCCGGTCGAGTTCATGTCGAACACGCTCGGCTGGGCGGAGACGATCGTCGCCGAGGGCGTCGTCCGGGAGGGCTTCGCGACGGCGCGGAGCGCGCTGGTCCACGACGGCGACATCGCGGCGGTCGCGGCGACGGCGCTGACGTCCGAGAGCCACGCCGGCCGGGACTACTGGCTCACCGGGCCGGAGGTGCTCACCCCGCCCGACCAGGTCCGGATCCTCGCCGAGGTACTGGACCGGCCGATCCGGTTCGTCGAGCTGTCCCGGGACGAGGTCATCGCGCAGTGGCGCGCGGAGGGGTACGGCGCGGACGACATCGAGTTCTTCCTGACGATGCGGACCGACCCGCCGGAGGCCGGGTACACGGTGCTGCCGACGATCGAGGAGGTCACCGGCGCGCCCGCCCGCACGTACGCCCAGTGGGTGGCCGAGCACCGCGCCGCGTTCGGCGGCTGA
- a CDS encoding GNAT family N-acetyltransferase, translating to MDAVLTTARLTLRPAADADVAALRAHWGRPEVRRFLFDGSPPTSAQVRELLPVVWVVFERTTSTLVGAVGLRTLDGVGPEVLYSLEPEHQGRGYATEAVGAVVGHALGVLRLPCVVAEVDQANRASAAVAERLGMRPFATVPGALGPLVRYRREPG from the coding sequence GTGGATGCCGTGCTGACCACCGCACGCTTGACGCTGCGCCCGGCGGCCGACGCGGACGTGGCCGCGCTGCGCGCGCACTGGGGCAGGCCGGAGGTCCGGCGTTTCCTGTTCGACGGCAGCCCGCCGACGTCGGCTCAGGTCCGCGAGCTGCTGCCGGTCGTCTGGGTGGTGTTCGAGCGCACGACGTCGACGCTGGTCGGCGCCGTGGGGCTGCGGACGCTGGACGGCGTGGGGCCGGAGGTCCTGTACAGCCTCGAGCCGGAGCACCAGGGACGCGGGTACGCGACCGAGGCGGTCGGCGCCGTGGTCGGCCACGCCCTGGGCGTCCTGCGGCTGCCGTGCGTCGTCGCCGAGGTCGATCAGGCCAACCGCGCGTCGGCCGCGGTGGCCGAGCGGCTGGGGATGCGACCGTTCGCCACCGTGCCGGGAGCGCTCGGGCCGCTGGTCCGGTACCGCCGGGAACCCGGCTGA
- a CDS encoding DUF72 domain-containing protein — translation MRLAVGCAMWTHRPWQGRFVPHPLPAGERLRAYAGWCDAVEGNTTFYATPPRETVATWAEQTDPGFRFVVKFPKIVTHERRFTGVDQEVRAFLDAVEPLGPRAHALWIQLPGSFAPSDLSVLASFLRRLPGSFRYAVEVRHPAFFDDARATGALEQVLATVGAEWVPFDTTALFGSPPTSDAERDAWTKKPRVARRSIALTDRPIVRYLGRDDTARTVEGWQPWVETVVGWLREGRSPTVFVHTPDNADAPALARRFHDEVRVRIPGLAALPDPAPVEPLTLF, via the coding sequence GTGCGGCTTGCCGTCGGGTGCGCGATGTGGACGCACCGACCGTGGCAGGGGCGATTCGTCCCGCACCCGCTGCCGGCCGGTGAGCGCCTGCGGGCCTACGCGGGATGGTGCGACGCGGTCGAGGGCAACACGACGTTCTACGCGACGCCGCCGCGGGAGACCGTGGCAACCTGGGCCGAGCAGACCGACCCGGGCTTCCGGTTCGTGGTGAAGTTCCCGAAAATCGTCACGCACGAGCGCCGCTTCACCGGCGTCGACCAGGAGGTCCGGGCGTTCCTGGACGCGGTCGAACCGCTCGGCCCGCGAGCGCACGCGCTCTGGATCCAGCTGCCCGGCTCGTTCGCCCCGTCCGACCTGTCCGTGCTCGCGAGCTTCCTCCGGCGCCTTCCCGGTTCCTTCCGGTACGCGGTCGAGGTTCGTCACCCGGCGTTCTTCGACGACGCCCGCGCGACCGGCGCGCTCGAACAGGTGCTCGCCACGGTCGGCGCCGAGTGGGTGCCGTTCGACACGACCGCGCTCTTCGGATCGCCGCCGACGAGCGACGCCGAACGGGACGCCTGGACGAAGAAGCCGCGGGTGGCGCGGCGTTCGATCGCCCTGACCGACCGGCCGATCGTCCGGTACCTCGGCCGGGACGACACCGCGCGGACCGTCGAGGGCTGGCAGCCGTGGGTGGAGACCGTCGTCGGCTGGCTGCGGGAGGGCCGTTCACCGACGGTGTTCGTCCACACTCCGGACAACGCCGACGCGCCCGCCCTCGCCCGCCGCTTCCACGACGAGGTCCGGGTCCGGATCCCCGGGCTGGCCGCGCTGCCCGATCCGGCTCCGGTCGAGCCGCTGACGTTGTTCTAG